In the genome of Conger conger chromosome 8, fConCon1.1, whole genome shotgun sequence, one region contains:
- the gmpr2 gene encoding GMP reductase 2, whose protein sequence is MPRIENDIKLDFKDVLLRPKRSTLKSRSEVDLTRSFFFRNSKGTYSGIPIIAANMDTVGTFEMAVALHKFCLFTAVHKHYSVDQWKEFAVQNPDCLGSMAVSTGTGEGDFDKLTSVVAAVPQLQYICVDVANGYSEHFVHFVKDVRAKFPSHTIMAGNVVTGEMVEELILAGADIIKVGIGPGSVCTTRRKTGVGYPQLSAVIECADAAHGLGGHIISDGGCTCPGDVSKAFGAGADFVMLGGMLAGHSESGGEVIEKNGQKYKLFYGMSSDTAMKKHAGGVAEYRASEGKTVEVLYKGPVDVTIRDVLGGVRSTCTYVGAAKLKELSRRTTFIRVTQQLNTVFGNSG, encoded by the exons ATGCCTCGCATTGAGAACGACATCAAGTTGGACTTCAAGGATGTCCTGCTCCGTCCAAAGCGCAGCACGCTCAAGTCTCGCAGTGAG GTGGACTTGACGCGCAGTTTCTTCTTTAGGAACTCCAAGGGTACCTACAGTGGGATCCCGATCATCGCAGCAAACATGGACACTGTAGGAACCTTTGAGATGGCCGTGGCTCTGCACAAG TTCTGTCTCTTCACCGCCGTTCACAAGCACTACTCTGTGGACCAGTGGAAGGAGTTTGCAGTCCAGAACCCCGATTGCCTGGGG AGCATGGCGGTCAGCACGGGGACCGGCGAGGGGGACTTCGACAAGCTGACCTCGGTGGTGGCCGCGGTGCCCCAGCTGCAGTACATCTGCGTGGATGTGGCCAACGGCTACTCGGAGCACTTTGTCCACTTTGTCAAAGACGTCCGTGCCAAGTTCCCTTCGCACACCATCATG GCAGGAAATGTGGTCACTGGAGAGATGGTGGAGGAGCTGATTCTGGCTGGTGCTGACATCATCAAAGTCGGCATTGGACCAG GCTCTGTGTGCACCACGCGCAGGAAGACTGGGGTCGGGTACCCACAGCTGAGCGCGGTGATCGAGTGTGCTGACGCAGCACATGGCCTGGGGGGGCATATCATTTCA GACGGCGGATGCACCTGCCCTGGTGACGTCTCGAAGGCTTTTG GTGCGGGGGCCGATTTCGTGATGCTTGGCGGGATGTTGGCGGGTCACTCTGAGAGCGGAGGGGAAGTCATCGAGAAAAACGGACAGAAGTACAAGCTGTTCTACGGCATGAGCTCCGACACGGCCATGAAGAAACACGCCGGAGGAGTGGCAGAATACCG GGCTTCGGAGGGAAAGACCGTGGAGGTTCTGTATAAGGGCCCGGTCGATGTGACCATACGGGACGTCCTGGGCGGCGTGCGCTCCACCTGCACCTACGTGGGCGCGGCCAAGCTGAAGGAGCTGAGTCGCCGAACCACCTTCATCCGGGTCACCCAGCAACTCAACACCGTGTTCGGAAACAGCGGCTAG
- the LOC133135030 gene encoding NEDD8-like gives MLIKVKTLTGKEIEIDIEPTDKVERIKERVEEKEGIPPQQQRLIYSGKQMNDEKTAADYKIQGGSVLHLVLALRGGGSPQSQN, from the exons ATGTTGATCAAAGTTAAG ACATTAACTGGCAAGGAGATTGAGATCGATATTGAGCCAACAGACAAG gtggagAGGATCAAAGAAAGGGTGGAGGAGAAAGAAGGCATTCCGCCTCAGCAGCAGAGACTCATCTACAGTGGGAAACAGAT GAATGATGAGAAGACGGCGGCGGACTACAAGATCCAGGGTGGATCAGTGTTGCATCTGGTTTTGGCGCTAAGAGGGGGGGGCTCCCCACAGTCCCAGAAttaa